The DNA sequence CTCCCGTCGGCATCATCATGGGTTCGCAATCGGACTGGGCCACCATGCGCGAGGCGGCTCTGCTGCTGGACGATCTGGCGATTTCCTATGACACGCGGATCGTGTCGGCCCATCGCACACCGGACCGGCTGTGGGACTATGGCAAGACGGCGGTGGAGCGCGGGCTGCAGGTGATCATCGCCGGTGCGGGCGGCGCGGCGCATCTGCCCGGCATGATGGCGTCAAAGACACGGGTGCCGGTGATCGGCGTGCCGGTCCAGACACGGGCGCTGTCCGGGGTGGATTCGCTGTACTCGATCCTGCAGATGCCCCGCGGTTTCCCGGTCGCGACCATGGCGATCGGCGCTGCGGGCGCGGCCAATGCGGCCTTGATGGCGGCAGGCATCCTTGCGTTGCAGGACAAGGGCGTAGCACAGCGGCTGGACGACTGGCGCGCGGCGCTGAGCGCGTCGATTCCGGAGGTGCCGAGCGATGACTGAGCCACTTGCCCTCGGCAGCACCATCGGCATTTTGGGCGGCGGGCAACTGGGCCGGATGCTGTCGGTCGCGGCCTCGCGTCTGGGGTTCCGGACCCATATCTTCGAACCCGGGGCCGCCCCGCCTGCGGGGCATGTCGCCGATGCCGTCACGACGGCGGACTACGAGGACGAAACCGCGCTGAAGGCATTCGCCAGCGCCTGCGACATCGTCACGTTCGAGTTCGAAAACGTGCCGACCAGCGCGCTGGACCTGATCGAGGCGCAGGTGCCGATCCGTCCGGGCCGCGAGGCGCTGCGCATCAGCCAGGACCGGCTGACGGAAAAGGATTTCCTGCAAGGGCTTGGCCTGAATGTGGCGCCCTATGCCGACATTCCCGATCAGGCCGCGCTGGACGCGGCGGTGGACAGGATCGGCACGCCCTCGATCCTGAAGACCCGGCGGTTCGGATACGATGGCAAGGGTCAGGCCCGGCTGCGCAGCCCCGAGGACGCGGCACAGGCCCTTGACGGCATGAAGGGGGCGCCCTGCGTGCTGGAAG is a window from the Sulfitobacter sp. THAF37 genome containing:
- the purE gene encoding 5-(carboxyamino)imidazole ribonucleotide mutase, which produces MTPPPVGIIMGSQSDWATMREAALLLDDLAISYDTRIVSAHRTPDRLWDYGKTAVERGLQVIIAGAGGAAHLPGMMASKTRVPVIGVPVQTRALSGVDSLYSILQMPRGFPVATMAIGAAGAANAALMAAGILALQDKGVAQRLDDWRAALSASIPEVPSDD
- a CDS encoding 5-(carboxyamino)imidazole ribonucleotide synthase, which produces MTEPLALGSTIGILGGGQLGRMLSVAASRLGFRTHIFEPGAAPPAGHVADAVTTADYEDETALKAFASACDIVTFEFENVPTSALDLIEAQVPIRPGREALRISQDRLTEKDFLQGLGLNVAPYADIPDQAALDAAVDRIGTPSILKTRRFGYDGKGQARLRSPEDAAQALDGMKGAPCVLEGFVEFSHEVSVIAARGTSGEVACFDPGENVHRDGILHTTTVPARLSAAQRTDAVLMAGRILNALDYVGVLGVELFVTPEGLIVNEIAPRVHNSGHWTQQGCNVDQFEQHIRAITGWPLGDGSRYADVVMENLIGDDMDRVPDLARDKDVSLHLYGKAEVKAGRKMGHFNRVIR